From the genome of Impatiens glandulifera chromosome 9, dImpGla2.1, whole genome shotgun sequence, one region includes:
- the LOC124915090 gene encoding triacylglycerol lipase 2-like, translating to MIRGGGYIAMFNYSSEADNMKHYGQMKPPLYEMVGIAGKLPLFISYGGKDALSDSIDVGMLIQMLQKGGHKMVVQLNVDYGHADYVMGVNARQDVYDPLISFFRSTRI from the exons A TGATAAGAGGAGGAGGATACATTGCAATGTTCAACTACTCGAGTGAGGCTGATAACATGAAGCATTATGGGCAGATGAAACCGCCATTGTATGAGATGGTGGGAATAGCTGGAAAACTTccacttttcataagttatggAGGAAAAGATGCACTCTCAGATAGCATAGACGTGGGGATGTTGATTCAAATGCTGCAAAAAGGCGGTCACAAGATGGTGGTGCAATTGAACGTGGATTATGGTCACGCCGATTATGTCATGGGTGTGAACGCTAGACAAGATGTCTATGATCCTCTCATTTCTTTCTTTAGGTCGACTAGGATCTAA